One region of Phaeobacter inhibens DSM 16374 genomic DNA includes:
- a CDS encoding pyridoxamine 5'-phosphate oxidase family protein, protein MARQTETKDDAISQLWHQLEKRRTSMLAVRDSDQHPQPMTHFADAENGAIWFISSSDSDLVKATGLGADAQLTFVSDGQDYHASVRGPIEVTNDPDKLDELWSFAVGAWFEKGRDDPKVTLLRMTPREAAVWASQGNAVLVGLKLLRASMSETEGHPDVGVHHVLQLNT, encoded by the coding sequence GTGGCACGACAGACCGAAACAAAAGACGACGCGATTTCTCAACTCTGGCATCAGCTGGAAAAACGCCGCACCTCCATGCTGGCGGTGCGCGACAGCGACCAGCACCCGCAGCCGATGACTCATTTCGCCGATGCTGAGAACGGCGCGATCTGGTTCATCAGCTCATCCGACAGCGATCTGGTCAAGGCAACCGGCCTTGGCGCTGATGCGCAGCTGACCTTTGTGTCGGATGGTCAGGACTATCACGCGAGCGTACGCGGCCCGATTGAGGTCACCAACGACCCTGATAAGCTGGATGAGCTGTGGAGCTTTGCAGTCGGTGCCTGGTTCGAGAAGGGGCGCGATGATCCAAAGGTCACGCTATTGAGAATGACCCCGCGGGAGGCGGCGGTCTGGGCCTCGCAGGGCAACGCGGTTCTGGTTGGTCTCAAACTGCTGCGCGCCAGCATGAGCGAGACCGAAGGCCACCCGGACGTCGGCGTACACCACGTGCTTCAGCTCAATACCTAA
- a CDS encoding PLDc N-terminal domain-containing protein, whose protein sequence is MVEYAGIGGLIVLLLSIWAIVSIVGSNASTGKKVIWVVFVLILPIFGFICWLLFGPRAR, encoded by the coding sequence ATGGTAGAATATGCTGGAATTGGCGGGCTTATTGTCCTGCTGCTATCGATCTGGGCAATCGTATCAATTGTCGGATCCAACGCCAGCACGGGCAAGAAGGTCATCTGGGTGGTCTTTGTTCTGATCCTGCCCATATTTGGGTTCATCTGCTGGCTGCTTTTTGGTCCGCGCGCGCGCTAG
- a CDS encoding DUF7218 family protein yields MAKTHSPSIKNDSTYDALRDKGYSKSKAAAIANAQANDNMAPSEKGGKAPPYEDWTKDELMERARELEIEGRSTMNKDELIKALRNG; encoded by the coding sequence ATGGCAAAAACCCACAGCCCCTCCATTAAGAATGACAGCACCTATGATGCCCTGCGCGACAAGGGCTATAGCAAGTCCAAGGCCGCAGCGATCGCCAATGCCCAGGCCAACGACAATATGGCCCCCTCTGAAAAAGGCGGCAAAGCGCCCCCATATGAGGATTGGACCAAGGATGAGTTGATGGAGCGTGCCCGCGAGCTTGAGATTGAGGGGCGTTCGACCATGAACAAAGATGAACTGATTAAGGCTTTGCGCAACGGCTGA
- a CDS encoding mechanosensitive ion channel family protein, whose protein sequence is MLLHVLATATLLVVLWMPVLATAQTSSEPVQTDSAIQLDGKAAPDSQIRRRIVELLGEIDGFDKVGVSVSNGVVTLAGEVLDNARQTQLTTMIERIDGVVAIENQTLVNGRLDERLDSAFSRLKERTRNIIANAPIFFVAMLVFVMISAFGWLVTTRLRIWQRLAPNSFIAEVYSAVARIAFIILGLVVALDILNATALLGAVLGAAGVAGLAVGFAVRDTVENFIASILLSLRQPFRPNDFVEIAGDMGTVARLTSRATILISPEGNHIRIPNATVFKGRIVNYTRDANRRFEFELGVDADADLAAALSTAVDALQSLPFVLRDPSVGAWVKEVGDSNVILTFTGWVDQTRSSFLKARGEAIRTAKTALESNGFGLPEPIYRLRVDANAAASLLPITDQPRDDAAAPSPHPAPAAAETPLPAAADPARVEDANEEAATRERNAPDGGGDLLSEGQKAE, encoded by the coding sequence ATGCTCCTGCACGTTCTGGCGACAGCAACCCTGCTGGTGGTCTTATGGATGCCCGTACTGGCAACAGCCCAGACCAGCAGTGAACCGGTTCAGACTGACAGTGCGATCCAACTGGACGGCAAAGCGGCTCCGGATTCGCAGATCCGCCGCCGGATCGTCGAACTTCTGGGGGAAATCGACGGGTTTGATAAGGTCGGTGTCTCAGTCTCCAATGGTGTGGTGACCCTTGCGGGCGAGGTGCTGGATAATGCGCGCCAGACCCAGCTTACCACCATGATTGAGCGGATTGACGGCGTCGTGGCGATTGAAAACCAGACCCTGGTCAACGGTCGGCTGGACGAGCGGCTGGACTCTGCGTTTTCAAGACTGAAAGAGCGGACCCGCAATATCATTGCCAATGCGCCGATCTTCTTTGTTGCGATGCTGGTCTTCGTGATGATCTCCGCCTTTGGTTGGCTGGTCACCACCCGGCTGCGGATCTGGCAGCGTCTGGCGCCCAATTCGTTCATCGCAGAGGTCTACAGCGCCGTTGCCCGCATTGCATTCATCATTCTGGGACTGGTGGTGGCACTGGATATCCTTAATGCGACCGCGTTGTTGGGCGCGGTTCTGGGGGCTGCGGGTGTGGCGGGTCTGGCCGTGGGTTTTGCGGTGCGTGACACGGTGGAGAATTTCATCGCCTCGATCCTGCTGAGCCTGCGGCAACCCTTCCGGCCGAATGATTTTGTCGAGATCGCAGGCGATATGGGGACCGTGGCCCGGCTGACCTCGCGTGCAACCATTCTGATTTCGCCGGAGGGCAACCATATCCGCATCCCCAATGCGACCGTCTTCAAGGGGCGGATCGTCAACTATACCCGCGATGCAAACCGGCGGTTCGAGTTTGAACTGGGTGTTGATGCCGACGCCGATCTGGCGGCTGCGCTGTCGACGGCGGTCGACGCATTGCAATCGCTGCCCTTCGTGCTGCGCGATCCGTCGGTCGGCGCCTGGGTCAAGGAAGTGGGCGATTCCAACGTGATCCTGACTTTCACCGGCTGGGTGGACCAGACGCGCAGCAGCTTCCTGAAGGCGCGCGGCGAGGCGATCCGCACCGCCAAGACCGCTCTGGAGAGCAACGGATTTGGCCTGCCGGAACCGATCTACCGTCTGCGCGTCGATGCCAATGCAGCGGCCAGCCTGTTGCCGATCACCGATCAGCCGCGTGACGACGCCGCTGCTCCGTCGCCGCATCCTGCACCAGCTGCGGCAGAGACCCCCCTTCCGGCAGCCGCTGATCCGGCGCGGGTTGAAGACGCCAATGAGGAAGCCGCCACCCGTGAACGCAACGCCCCCGACGGCGGTGGCGATCTGCTGAGTGAGGGTCAGAAAGCGGAATAA
- a CDS encoding entericidin A/B family lipoprotein yields the protein MRLFIAALALAGLAACETTEGFGRDVSDLGNAITEESQEAQ from the coding sequence ATGCGACTTTTCATTGCTGCTCTTGCCCTGGCCGGGTTGGCCGCCTGCGAAACCACCGAAGGGTTCGGCCGTGACGTCTCCGATCTTGGCAACGCGATTACCGAAGAATCTCAGGAAGCGCAGTAA
- a CDS encoding exopolysaccharide biosynthesis protein, whose translation MTAENHPVAEMIDATTELLEEDSISVADVVEDLGHSSMSATLLLPAMAVVSPLSGVPLFSTICGMLIFLIAGQMALGRDHLWLPDWLRRQRVSSDRARKVLGPMRRMARFLDRHTEARVKILLRQPFVTVPRVICALCGLAMPFLELVPFSSSTLGIVVSSLAVAMLTRDGLVMLIALLLLTAAGVGLPYLLI comes from the coding sequence ATGACCGCCGAGAACCACCCCGTTGCCGAGATGATCGACGCCACAACAGAGCTGCTGGAGGAAGACAGCATCAGCGTGGCAGACGTAGTGGAGGATCTGGGCCATTCGTCGATGTCGGCGACGCTGCTGCTCCCTGCAATGGCCGTTGTGTCCCCTCTCAGCGGGGTGCCGCTGTTTTCGACCATCTGCGGGATGCTGATCTTCCTGATTGCGGGGCAGATGGCATTGGGGCGCGATCATCTTTGGTTGCCGGATTGGCTTCGCAGGCAGCGGGTCTCCTCCGACCGCGCGCGAAAGGTCTTGGGACCGATGCGCCGCATGGCGCGGTTTCTGGATCGTCACACAGAGGCCCGTGTCAAAATTCTGCTGCGTCAGCCCTTTGTGACTGTCCCGCGGGTGATTTGCGCGCTTTGCGGGCTGGCGATGCCCTTTCTTGAGCTGGTGCCGTTCAGCTCCTCGACACTGGGGATTGTGGTCAGCAGCCTCGCTGTTGCGATGTTGACCCGCGACGGGTTGGTGATGCTGATAGCCCTGCTGTTACTGACGGCGGCGGGGGTTGGCCTGCCGTATCTGTTGATCTGA